The following coding sequences are from one Desulfosporosinus orientis DSM 765 window:
- a CDS encoding STAS domain-containing protein, with protein MNVNENRAMVLLKDKMYVHDASLLRDDLLTVIDQGVTKITIDLSALSYIDSSGLGTLVTINKRTKEKNGRLVLTGAQGLPSELLKRTRLDRVFTIE; from the coding sequence ATTAACGTTAACGAAAATCGAGCAATGGTTTTATTAAAAGACAAGATGTACGTTCATGATGCATCCTTACTAAGAGATGATCTCTTAACAGTCATTGATCAAGGAGTTACGAAGATAACTATTGATCTTTCGGCACTCAGTTATATAGATAGTTCGGGATTGGGGACTCTAGTGACCATCAATAAGCGGACGAAAGAAAAAAACGGCAGGCTCGTTCTGACCGGTGCCCAAGGGCTTCCCTCTGAATTGCTTAAACGTACTAGACTTGACAGGGTTTTTACAATTGAATAA
- a CDS encoding PAS domain S-box protein, which produces MDNQLVKKVCDHQYKESFNFLFNCIEDYIFIVHNSGQVIQANRAVLENLEYSLDEITCLNFDLLFSVTKRLESGNILKGILSGELTELTLPICTKSGREIAVDTRFFKGQLEGNEVLYGISKEVKDVKRAKRHLEKTLGCTSSITALSKFDTGEYIQVNDVLVQTLGYERDEILGKRAGDLNIFLDPQFRDNIISQITEHGCVINCEVNIRDKIGNIHTGLFLAEMIEIADNKYLLTITNDITEKRWQMKEEQKRNNIQSLIEAMPFLAWVKDINGKYITVNKAYEDFYKTKRTELMGKTDFEIFPLKSALNYSKKDKEITKYRINQKLHRVHLKNKKYNEWFEELILPFFDNYGQVSGTIGVANNITAKVQLEMELANQKRFLKTIIDTIPDFIFYKDTNSKLLGCNKGYAERVLGLNEVDIIGKTDSEIVKNPDLANYYLLKDRETFASGKMIKNEEEIALMDGSLIYAETVKAPFWDDQGNLAGLIGISRDITKRKRLEKQLREKVEYAELLFKTVPSAVFSVDRNRRITGWNEMAEVITGYSANEVIGKECSVVLHGVGIEGCNLCSNACESPLINQLCNVVTKDGQTRHVLKSIAVVYDEQGAIREKIECFEDITEMTLMEEELRESHKRYSAIVNNAPQIVVIIRAGIILFVNEAGKEALGYDREFIGREMKEFMTKKTFEHFDQLKEEIAEDYCVSSELELIKQSGEILNVLLKGICIPYESERAFLAVMMDITESKQLNARLRESEEKFRQCAETINEIFLINDKEKIVYVSPAYERITGMSCQSLLDNPHALVGLIHRADRERMRSSFPQSFLNINKAITEEFRIIRSDGKMRWLWLKSYPVQDQAINSYFKVTSIVDITDRKKIEMKLLEREKQTQMEILLAERVQRDSLPHPFVGEEIRVNTIFEPYSTVSGDFFNYKWFDEQKKLCGYIIDVSGHGVATALQTATIKMMLDNVLLQGDVVEAEDILAINEKVMDYLYEDTFVALLYYEFDFKAHALKLISAGITLFLLAKQQECSLIPISGCYLGIVDNPEIEMKIIPFKPGELYCLMSDGASDLIELNGIIKQRSFAAYKGWLEKLAQNPERKDDFSVICIEILKETKEIKVLDINDNTDLEKAQIIISEFLERNLSGDDVSTLEVAVHEALNNGYSASGQVRLKLRRIGGRLIIRVKDFGLGFDVTKVQYDNNYEENFDELRDAGSGRGILLMKLFCDKVIYNAVGNEVLLLKMITTN; this is translated from the coding sequence TTGGATAACCAACTGGTTAAGAAAGTCTGTGACCATCAATATAAGGAAAGCTTTAATTTTCTTTTTAATTGTATAGAGGATTATATTTTTATTGTTCATAATTCGGGGCAAGTCATCCAAGCTAATCGAGCTGTCCTTGAAAATTTAGAATACTCTCTGGATGAGATAACCTGCTTAAACTTTGATTTATTGTTTTCTGTCACTAAGCGCCTTGAGTCTGGAAACATACTCAAGGGTATCTTATCTGGAGAACTAACTGAGTTGACCTTGCCCATATGCACAAAATCCGGCAGAGAAATTGCTGTGGATACTCGTTTTTTTAAGGGACAGCTGGAAGGAAACGAAGTACTGTATGGTATCAGCAAAGAGGTTAAGGACGTTAAAAGGGCAAAAAGGCATCTGGAAAAAACATTAGGGTGCACATCCTCTATAACAGCTCTCAGTAAGTTTGACACGGGAGAATATATTCAAGTAAACGACGTGCTTGTCCAGACTTTAGGTTATGAGCGAGATGAAATACTGGGTAAACGAGCAGGAGACTTAAACATTTTCCTTGATCCGCAATTTAGAGATAATATTATTTCTCAAATAACGGAACATGGTTGTGTGATTAATTGTGAAGTTAATATTAGAGATAAAATAGGAAATATTCATACAGGGCTGTTTTTAGCAGAAATGATTGAAATTGCTGATAATAAGTATTTGCTTACAATAACCAATGATATCACTGAAAAAAGATGGCAGATGAAAGAAGAGCAAAAAAGAAATAATATACAGTCCTTAATTGAAGCCATGCCATTTTTGGCTTGGGTAAAAGATATCAATGGAAAGTATATTACCGTTAACAAAGCCTATGAAGATTTCTACAAAACTAAACGTACAGAATTAATGGGCAAAACGGATTTTGAGATTTTTCCTTTAAAAAGTGCTTTGAATTATAGCAAAAAGGACAAAGAGATCACGAAATATAGGATTAATCAAAAGCTGCATCGAGTTCATTTAAAGAATAAAAAGTATAATGAATGGTTTGAAGAATTGATTTTACCTTTTTTTGATAATTATGGTCAAGTAAGCGGAACTATAGGTGTTGCCAATAATATTACTGCCAAGGTTCAGCTTGAAATGGAGCTTGCCAACCAGAAGCGATTTTTAAAAACGATTATAGATACTATACCTGATTTTATCTTTTATAAGGATACTAACAGCAAGCTGCTAGGGTGTAATAAAGGCTATGCAGAGAGAGTTTTAGGTTTAAATGAAGTTGACATTATCGGAAAAACGGATTCTGAGATCGTCAAGAATCCTGACTTAGCAAACTATTATCTGCTAAAAGATCGAGAAACATTTGCCTCCGGCAAAATGATAAAGAATGAAGAAGAAATCGCTTTAATGGATGGAAGCCTGATTTATGCAGAAACAGTGAAAGCTCCCTTTTGGGATGACCAGGGAAACCTTGCCGGACTTATTGGAATTTCCCGAGATATTACCAAGCGCAAAAGACTGGAAAAGCAGCTAAGAGAGAAGGTGGAATATGCAGAGCTTTTATTTAAAACAGTTCCGAGTGCAGTCTTTTCCGTGGACAGGAACAGAAGAATTACGGGATGGAATGAAATGGCTGAAGTGATTACAGGGTATTCCGCCAATGAAGTCATAGGAAAAGAGTGCTCGGTTGTATTGCATGGCGTAGGAATCGAGGGGTGTAATCTATGCAGTAATGCTTGTGAATCTCCATTGATTAATCAATTGTGTAATGTTGTAACGAAAGACGGACAAACAAGGCATGTTCTTAAAAGCATAGCGGTGGTTTACGATGAGCAAGGTGCAATAAGGGAGAAAATTGAATGCTTTGAAGATATTACAGAGATGACTCTCATGGAGGAGGAACTAAGGGAAAGTCATAAACGATATTCTGCGATTGTAAATAATGCCCCCCAAATTGTGGTTATTATTAGAGCTGGAATTATCTTATTTGTAAATGAAGCCGGTAAGGAGGCTTTAGGCTATGATAGAGAGTTTATTGGTCGTGAAATGAAGGAGTTTATGACAAAAAAGACGTTTGAACATTTCGATCAATTGAAGGAAGAAATAGCAGAAGACTATTGTGTCTCTTCTGAATTAGAACTCATTAAACAGTCAGGGGAAATCTTGAACGTTCTTTTAAAAGGGATATGCATACCCTACGAAAGTGAAAGGGCTTTTCTGGCGGTAATGATGGATATAACTGAAAGTAAACAATTAAATGCACGGTTAAGAGAAAGCGAAGAAAAATTCAGGCAGTGTGCTGAAACGATCAATGAAATCTTTTTGATTAATGACAAAGAAAAGATTGTCTATGTTAGCCCCGCTTATGAAAGAATTACTGGCATGTCTTGTCAAAGCCTGTTAGACAATCCTCATGCCTTAGTAGGGTTAATTCATCGGGCTGACCGGGAGAGAATGAGGTCATCGTTTCCACAGAGTTTTCTAAATATAAACAAAGCGATTACTGAAGAATTTAGGATTATTCGATCGGACGGAAAAATGCGTTGGCTTTGGTTAAAAAGCTATCCTGTTCAGGATCAAGCCATTAATAGTTACTTTAAAGTTACAAGTATTGTTGATATAACTGATCGCAAAAAGATAGAAATGAAACTTCTCGAACGAGAAAAACAAACCCAAATGGAAATTCTGCTTGCTGAGAGGGTGCAGCGGGATTCCCTGCCGCACCCCTTTGTCGGAGAGGAAATCAGGGTTAATACTATTTTTGAACCTTATAGTACAGTAAGTGGAGATTTCTTTAATTATAAATGGTTTGATGAACAGAAAAAATTGTGTGGTTATATCATTGATGTTAGTGGTCATGGTGTAGCAACAGCTTTGCAAACGGCTACTATTAAAATGATGTTGGATAATGTATTGCTGCAAGGGGATGTTGTAGAGGCAGAGGATATCCTCGCAATTAACGAAAAGGTAATGGATTATTTGTATGAAGATACTTTTGTTGCCTTATTGTATTATGAATTTGATTTTAAGGCTCATGCCCTTAAGCTGATTTCAGCAGGAATAACCTTGTTCTTGCTTGCAAAACAACAGGAGTGTTCTTTAATTCCTATTTCGGGGTGCTATCTAGGAATTGTAGATAATCCGGAAATTGAGATGAAAATAATACCCTTTAAACCGGGAGAATTATATTGCCTGATGAGTGACGGCGCTTCAGATCTTATAGAATTGAATGGCATAATAAAACAGAGGAGTTTCGCAGCTTATAAAGGATGGCTGGAGAAACTAGCCCAAAATCCGGAACGAAAAGATGATTTTTCGGTTATCTGTATCGAAATCCTTAAAGAGACAAAGGAAATTAAAGTGTTGGATATCAACGATAATACCGATCTGGAAAAAGCTCAGATCATCATAAGTGAATTTTTAGAGCGAAATTTATCTGGGGATGATGTTTCTACTTTAGAGGTAGCCGTCCACGAAGCCTTGAACAATGGCTATTCAGCATCAGGTCAAGTTCGCTTAAAACTAAGGCGGATTGGTGGAAGATTAATAATAAGAGTCAAAGATTTTGGTCTAGGCTTTGACGTGACAAAAGTTCAGTATGATAACAACTATGAGGAAAATTTTGATGAACTTAGGGATGCCGGTAGTGGGCGGGGAATTCTCCTGATGAAGCTGTTTTGTGACAAAGTAATATATAATGCTGTAGGTAATGAAGTGCTGTTATTGAAAATGATCACCACAAATTGA
- a CDS encoding two-component system sensor histidine kinase NtrB, protein MVSLSNYLNIDIQSSFRERQEDLQPYFNNISKEHPECCFGYYDLKANSIIAANSEFAESQLPPLSAGENFYELLKSSQHELIEDQNVVGWSRKGILGIVMPVGVNKETRGFIWTYTKINDIYRQALKYSISILGLILLLLLIPFISTWHMIRKIKKQFILFAESLFKDDGDQFDTRFLPELTPILRAAKVHSQQLRIFEAMVRNSNDPITTIDLEFKITSMNPAGQKLYGYMLEEVLGKHITILAVPNESQELIDILSRVRAGEEIISYDMQRQKKDGTVIDVSLSISPIKDDQGHISGIMGIHRDVTEKKKIQAEMQKLDGLNLIGQMAASIAHEIRNPMTTVRGFLQLLGSKVSLKEFKSYFELMVEELDRANSIITEFLSLSRNSPISLSEHNLNEIINKLLPMLRADALKNETTIIAELENIPNVKLNEREIRQVILNLVRNALESMPSGGIIRINTSLENNKAVIRVNDQGSGIPARVLENIGKPFLTTKKNGTGLGLPVTYNIVYRHGGTISIETGPGGTTFIIKLPMYSNKNLVEK, encoded by the coding sequence TTGGTATCATTAAGCAATTATTTAAATATTGATATCCAATCATCCTTTCGGGAACGGCAAGAGGATTTGCAACCTTATTTTAATAACATCTCCAAAGAGCATCCCGAGTGTTGCTTTGGATACTATGATTTGAAGGCTAATTCTATTATTGCTGCGAATTCGGAGTTTGCTGAATCTCAGCTTCCACCGCTTTCTGCGGGTGAGAATTTTTACGAATTATTGAAAAGCAGCCAACACGAGTTGATCGAAGATCAAAATGTTGTTGGATGGAGCCGAAAGGGAATCCTAGGAATTGTTATGCCGGTTGGTGTTAATAAAGAAACAAGGGGTTTTATTTGGACTTATACAAAGATAAATGATATTTACAGACAAGCATTGAAGTATTCAATAAGCATCTTAGGCCTCATATTATTACTTCTTCTCATTCCTTTTATATCAACATGGCATATGATTAGGAAAATTAAAAAACAATTTATTTTATTTGCCGAGTCCTTATTTAAGGATGATGGAGACCAATTTGACACTCGCTTTCTCCCTGAATTAACACCCATTCTCAGGGCGGCTAAAGTTCACTCTCAACAGCTTAGAATCTTCGAAGCGATGGTGAGAAACTCTAATGACCCTATTACCACCATTGATCTGGAATTTAAGATAACCAGTATGAACCCGGCAGGTCAGAAGTTGTATGGCTACATGCTTGAAGAGGTTTTGGGAAAGCATATAACCATCTTAGCAGTTCCTAATGAAAGTCAGGAATTAATTGACATTCTTTCCAGAGTAAGAGCGGGAGAAGAAATTATCAGCTATGATATGCAGCGGCAAAAAAAGGATGGCACAGTTATCGATGTTTCACTAAGTATTTCTCCGATCAAAGATGACCAAGGCCATATTAGCGGCATTATGGGTATTCATAGAGATGTTACTGAAAAAAAGAAGATACAAGCGGAAATGCAAAAATTGGATGGGTTAAACCTTATTGGTCAGATGGCGGCCAGTATTGCTCATGAAATCAGAAATCCGATGACAACGGTACGCGGCTTTCTTCAGTTACTAGGTTCAAAGGTAAGTTTAAAAGAATTTAAAAGTTATTTTGAATTAATGGTTGAAGAATTAGACAGAGCAAACTCGATTATCACAGAGTTCTTAAGTTTGAGCCGTAACAGTCCAATTTCTCTTAGTGAACATAATCTCAATGAAATTATCAATAAGCTTCTCCCTATGCTGAGAGCCGATGCTTTAAAGAATGAGACGACAATCATCGCTGAACTGGAGAATATACCAAATGTAAAATTAAATGAGCGAGAAATTCGTCAGGTCATCTTGAACTTAGTTCGAAATGCTCTTGAGTCCATGCCCTCTGGAGGAATAATAAGGATCAATACATCTCTAGAAAACAATAAGGCAGTAATAAGAGTGAACGACCAAGGTTCAGGAATTCCGGCTAGAGTCCTAGAAAACATCGGTAAACCCTTTTTAACTACAAAAAAGAATGGAACTGGTTTGGGGTTGCCTGTAACTTATAACATTGTATACCGGCACGGCGGGACAATCAGCATAGAGACAGGGCCTGGTGGGACTACGTTCATTATTAAGCTTCCAATGTACAGTAATAAGAATTTAGTAGAAAAGTAA
- a CDS encoding aspartyl-phosphate phosphatase Spo0E family protein, producing the protein MEKKLLKRIEVLRKRLNAFAFNRSLVDSEVVEVSQQLDQLLNQYQRISTYKQLSFW; encoded by the coding sequence GTGGAAAAAAAACTTTTGAAAAGAATTGAGGTATTACGTAAGAGGCTTAATGCATTTGCTTTCAATCGTAGCCTCGTTGATAGTGAGGTGGTTGAGGTTAGTCAGCAATTAGATCAACTACTAAACCAATACCAAAGAATCAGCACTTATAAACAATTAAGTTTTTGGTAA
- a CDS encoding 3'-5' exonuclease, producing MNYIVFDLEFNMFFKFKEGDQGNPALKSEIIQIGAVKLDHRLEMIDEYNSIIRPVIYKRINPYVKKKTNISTITVGQGIPFAGAIRGFSSWVGKDSVLCSWGHDDILGLRENCLFFGFHDLSFDKYINIQQLYMNREGLSKQPSLESAVEDLDIQIISPFHDALSDAFYTAKIFKEIYNFSENAVINWEKIQRENQEKIRELKLLIDKATITCPQCQRTLRKMKEVTKAKKYYAQGFCEQCNLSIRHISRITHSEGKYSILSKNSIITQEKDLKPTE from the coding sequence ATGAACTATATCGTGTTTGATTTAGAATTTAATATGTTTTTTAAATTCAAAGAAGGGGATCAAGGGAATCCAGCTCTAAAAAGTGAAATTATACAGATTGGAGCTGTGAAACTTGATCATCGTTTGGAGATGATCGATGAGTACAATTCGATCATTCGGCCGGTTATTTATAAAAGGATTAATCCCTATGTTAAAAAGAAAACAAATATTAGCACAATCACCGTTGGTCAGGGAATACCTTTTGCTGGAGCCATCAGAGGTTTTAGTTCATGGGTTGGGAAGGACTCTGTCCTATGTTCTTGGGGACATGATGATATTTTAGGGTTAAGAGAAAATTGTCTGTTTTTTGGCTTTCATGATCTTTCATTCGATAAGTATATTAACATTCAACAGCTTTATATGAATCGGGAAGGTTTATCAAAACAGCCAAGTTTAGAAAGTGCGGTAGAAGATTTGGATATTCAAATCATATCGCCCTTCCATGATGCATTAAGTGACGCGTTTTATACGGCGAAAATATTTAAAGAGATCTATAATTTTTCAGAGAACGCAGTCATTAATTGGGAGAAAATACAGAGAGAAAATCAGGAGAAAATAAGAGAGTTGAAACTTTTAATAGATAAAGCGACCATAACCTGCCCACAATGTCAGCGAACTTTACGGAAGATGAAGGAAGTGACAAAAGCAAAGAAATATTATGCTCAGGGTTTCTGTGAACAGTGTAATCTTTCCATCAGACATATTTCAAGGATTACTCACAGTGAAGGGAAGTATAGCATACTCTCAAAAAATTCTATAATTACACAAGAGAAAGATTTGAAACCAACTGAATAA
- the purE gene encoding 5-(carboxyamino)imidazole ribonucleotide mutase — translation MSQIGVIMGSDSDLNVMEDAIKILRQFELDYEVKISSAHRALERTVDWVKGFEAQGGKVIIAAAGLAAHLPGVVAGATILPVIGVPMRSGALEGVDALYAIVQMPPGIPVATVGIGAARNAALLAVQILAAHDPELSNKVKNYRAKMLKELEAKDEALQQRLKGNS, via the coding sequence ATGAGCCAAATTGGAGTTATTATGGGAAGCGATTCAGATTTAAATGTCATGGAGGATGCAATCAAGATTCTTCGTCAATTTGAACTGGATTATGAAGTCAAGATTTCTTCCGCCCATAGGGCCTTGGAGCGAACCGTTGATTGGGTGAAGGGATTTGAAGCCCAAGGAGGTAAGGTAATCATCGCTGCTGCGGGGTTGGCCGCACATTTACCCGGTGTTGTGGCGGGTGCTACGATTTTGCCGGTGATCGGCGTTCCCATGCGCAGTGGAGCTTTGGAAGGTGTCGATGCCCTTTATGCTATAGTGCAGATGCCTCCCGGCATTCCCGTGGCTACAGTAGGCATTGGAGCAGCACGTAATGCAGCTTTGCTGGCAGTTCAAATTCTCGCTGCCCATGATCCGGAATTAAGTAATAAGGTTAAAAACTATCGAGCAAAAATGTTAAAAGAGCTTGAGGCAAAAGATGAAGCACTGCAACAACGTTTAAAGGGAAATTCCTGA
- the purB gene encoding adenylosuccinate lyase produces MIERYTLPEMGGVWTDEHRLALWLKIEIAACEGWAKLGKIPTEAVDVIRQKASFSWSRVQEIEEVTQHDVLAFLTNVAENVGDEAKHIHLGLTSSDVLDTALSLQLVEASDILLTKMERLQEVLGRRSLEHQDTLMMGRTHGIHAEPITLGLKFALWYDEIRRQINRLSFAREEIRVGKISGAVGTFANVDPLVEAHVCETLNLKPALISTQILQRDRHAFFMTTLAGIASSLDKMATELRNLQRTDVHEVEEAFAKGQKGSSAMPHKKNPITPERICGMARVIRVNAQVALENVALWHERDISHSSAERMILPDSTIALDYMLHKMTQLIDRLQVFPEQMMINIDKGCGLIFSQRVMLALVDKGVSRENAYAMVQRNAMEAWNTKEQFKSLITKDSSIREHLDEAEINDLFDYGYHTKHVGDIFKRLGLEK; encoded by the coding sequence ATGATTGAACGCTATACACTCCCGGAAATGGGAGGAGTCTGGACCGATGAGCATCGCCTTGCATTATGGTTGAAAATTGAGATCGCTGCCTGTGAAGGATGGGCCAAACTTGGCAAAATTCCCACAGAAGCAGTCGATGTCATTCGCCAAAAAGCATCTTTTTCCTGGTCAAGAGTTCAGGAAATCGAAGAAGTGACCCAGCATGATGTCTTGGCATTTTTGACCAATGTTGCCGAAAATGTGGGAGATGAAGCAAAGCATATTCACCTTGGGCTGACTTCCTCAGATGTCCTGGATACAGCATTATCCCTGCAACTGGTTGAAGCATCGGATATACTCTTGACTAAAATGGAAAGACTACAAGAAGTTTTAGGACGCAGGTCATTAGAACATCAGGATACGCTCATGATGGGGCGAACCCATGGAATTCATGCCGAACCAATAACCTTAGGGCTAAAGTTTGCGTTGTGGTATGACGAGATTAGACGGCAGATAAATCGTTTAAGCTTCGCCCGAGAAGAGATCCGGGTTGGGAAAATATCCGGGGCGGTAGGTACCTTTGCTAATGTTGATCCCTTGGTGGAAGCCCATGTCTGTGAGACGCTGAATCTTAAACCGGCTTTAATATCCACCCAAATACTCCAACGTGACCGGCATGCTTTCTTCATGACTACTCTTGCCGGAATAGCAAGTTCCCTCGATAAAATGGCAACTGAGCTTCGCAACTTGCAGAGAACGGATGTTCATGAAGTGGAAGAAGCCTTTGCGAAAGGCCAGAAAGGTTCTTCAGCCATGCCACATAAGAAAAACCCTATTACTCCGGAGCGCATTTGTGGTATGGCCAGGGTTATCCGGGTCAATGCTCAAGTCGCTTTAGAAAATGTTGCTTTATGGCATGAACGAGATATATCCCATTCTTCAGCGGAGCGGATGATTTTGCCGGACAGCACCATCGCTTTGGACTATATGCTTCATAAGATGACTCAATTAATAGATCGCCTTCAAGTATTCCCGGAACAAATGATGATCAATATCGATAAGGGATGCGGACTTATTTTTTCTCAGCGAGTTATGTTAGCCTTAGTCGACAAAGGGGTCAGTAGGGAAAATGCCTATGCGATGGTTCAGCGTAATGCCATGGAAGCCTGGAATACTAAAGAGCAGTTTAAGTCCTTAATTACTAAAGATTCCAGTATACGTGAACACCTGGATGAAGCTGAAATCAATGATCTCTTTGATTATGGATACCATACAAAACATGTTGGCGATATATTTAAACGTTTAGGGCTTGAAAAATAG
- the purC gene encoding phosphoribosylaminoimidazolesuccinocarboxamide synthase has protein sequence MEKLELKYEGKAKRVYDTDEKEYFWVAYKDDATAFNGEKKGQIVDKGLVNNQLSALFFEELEKAGIPTHFVRLLSDRDMLVRRLDMIPLEVVVRNIVAGSLSKRLGVEEGFELSRPVVELYYKDDALGDPMVNESHVAAMGWASGETARKIQEMGLKVNSILQGILVKAGIQLIDFKLEFGIYEGKVYLGDEISPDTCRYWDIETREKLDKDRFRRDLGKVEEAYQEVYRRVKAVLS, from the coding sequence ATGGAAAAGTTAGAATTAAAGTACGAGGGAAAAGCTAAGAGAGTGTATGATACTGATGAAAAAGAGTATTTCTGGGTAGCTTATAAGGATGATGCCACTGCTTTTAATGGCGAGAAAAAAGGGCAAATTGTCGATAAGGGCTTAGTTAACAACCAATTGTCAGCCTTATTTTTTGAGGAACTTGAAAAAGCGGGAATTCCCACTCATTTTGTGCGGCTGCTCAGTGACCGGGATATGCTTGTACGTCGTTTGGATATGATTCCTTTGGAAGTTGTCGTGCGAAATATCGTAGCAGGCAGTTTATCCAAGCGTTTAGGAGTTGAAGAAGGATTTGAGCTCTCCCGGCCGGTGGTAGAGTTATATTACAAGGATGATGCTCTGGGAGATCCTATGGTCAATGAATCTCATGTTGCCGCCATGGGGTGGGCTAGCGGAGAAACTGCACGGAAAATCCAGGAAATGGGTTTGAAAGTGAATTCGATTTTACAAGGGATCTTAGTAAAAGCCGGTATCCAGCTGATTGACTTTAAGCTGGAATTCGGAATTTATGAGGGAAAAGTTTATCTTGGGGATGAAATTTCTCCGGATACATGCCGGTATTGGGATATTGAAACGCGGGAAAAACTGGATAAGGACCGTTTCCGTCGTGATTTGGGTAAGGTCGAAGAAGCTTATCAAGAAGTCTATCGCAGAGTGAAAGCGGTTCTCTCATAA
- the purF gene encoding amidophosphoribosyltransferase — MFEIGEDKPKEECGVFGIYAPGQEVARLTYYGLYALQHRGQESAGIASSDGLSISVHKGMGLVSEVFSDSIVQNLKGKMAIGHVRYSTTGSSLLANAQPLVVHYQKGMMALAHNGNLTNASDLRDELGKNGAVFQTTVDSEVVINLITRYRRDTLEDALVKTMMDLRGAYALVILAEDKLFGIRDPHGVRPLCIGKLGDYYCLASESCALDTIGAEFVRDVEPGEIVVIDEEGLRSRRGLEKTTRAACAFEYIYFARPDSTMDSLNIAESRRQMGIELANECPIEADLVIAVPDSGTASALGYATALGISFGEGLIKNRYVGRTFIQPTQAMREVAVRLKLNANASVLKDKRVVMIDDSIVRGTTSSKLVEMVKKAGAKEVHFLISSPPVAYPCFYGIDTAEREKLIANQLDVAGIRKYVGADSLHYISEEGLLRALGTKDVCLACFNGSYPIPVSRLNRGKNNFESQNYCG; from the coding sequence ATGTTCGAAATTGGTGAGGACAAGCCTAAAGAAGAATGCGGAGTCTTTGGAATTTATGCTCCCGGTCAAGAGGTTGCTCGTTTGACATACTACGGGCTATATGCTTTGCAGCATCGTGGGCAGGAAAGTGCCGGTATTGCGTCTTCGGATGGATTGAGCATTTCTGTGCATAAAGGAATGGGCTTGGTTTCAGAAGTTTTTTCTGACAGCATTGTCCAGAACTTGAAAGGAAAGATGGCAATTGGCCATGTGCGATACTCTACTACTGGCTCGAGCTTGTTGGCGAATGCTCAGCCTTTAGTGGTTCATTATCAAAAAGGTATGATGGCTTTGGCTCATAACGGGAATTTAACCAACGCTTCCGACCTTCGTGATGAACTGGGAAAGAATGGGGCTGTCTTTCAAACCACCGTCGATAGCGAAGTAGTTATTAACCTGATTACCCGGTATCGCAGAGATACCTTGGAAGATGCCTTAGTAAAGACGATGATGGATTTACGCGGAGCCTACGCTTTAGTGATTCTGGCAGAGGATAAGCTTTTTGGTATTCGGGACCCTCATGGGGTTCGTCCCTTGTGCATTGGCAAGTTAGGCGACTATTACTGTCTGGCTTCTGAGAGCTGCGCGTTAGATACTATCGGTGCAGAATTCGTAAGAGACGTAGAGCCCGGTGAAATCGTTGTGATTGATGAAGAGGGATTGCGTTCCCGGAGAGGGTTAGAGAAGACAACCCGTGCTGCTTGTGCTTTTGAGTATATTTATTTTGCGCGGCCGGACAGTACTATGGATTCGTTGAATATTGCCGAAAGCCGCCGGCAAATGGGTATTGAATTAGCCAATGAATGTCCCATTGAAGCAGATCTTGTTATTGCTGTTCCGGACTCCGGGACAGCTTCGGCTCTGGGCTATGCAACAGCCTTAGGAATATCCTTTGGCGAAGGACTCATCAAAAATCGTTATGTCGGCAGAACCTTTATTCAACCGACACAAGCTATGCGGGAAGTTGCTGTTCGACTTAAACTTAACGCCAATGCCAGTGTTCTTAAAGATAAACGTGTAGTAATGATCGATGATTCCATTGTTCGCGGAACCACCAGTTCAAAATTAGTTGAAATGGTTAAAAAAGCAGGAGCGAAGGAGGTCCATTTCTTAATTAGTTCTCCTCCAGTAGCTTATCCTTGTTTTTATGGCATTGATACGGCAGAACGAGAAAAGCTTATTGCTAATCAATTAGATGTTGCCGGCATTCGAAAGTATGTTGGTGCGGATTCCTTGCATTATATTTCTGAAGAGGGTTTGCTGCGGGCCTTGGGCACTAAGGATGTTTGTTTAGCTTGTTTTAACGGCAGCTATCCGATTCCGGTTTCCAGATTAAATCGAGGAAAGAATAATTTCGAGTCTCAGAATTATTGCGGATGA